The DNA sequence CAGGAGTTCCCGCAGAGTCACATCCTGCAGGCGGGCACTCCAGCTGTTCTCGGGGCGCAGATCGATCTGCTGCCCGTCTGCATCCAGAGCCCCAGACGGGAAGTACGCCTGGAGTGCGGCGCTGCTCTCCTCCGCTCTCAGGAGGGCGGACGGGTTCAGGATCCGCAGACCGGCCTGCTCCTGCGGCAGGGCCTGCCGCTCCCCGTCGAGCAGGTGTGCGTAGAACTCCTGGGGACGGGCGATGGTCTGCGCGGCGTTGTTGATGAGGAGGTCGAGGTGAGGTTCCGTCTCGTGCATCTGCTCAATGAACGCCTGCACGCCCCGCAGGTCCCGGAGGTCCAGACCGTACAGCGCGAGGCGGCCCTGCCAGTCCGCGACGTCCGGTTCCTGCGCGTACCGGCGGGCGGCGTCCTGGGGGAACCGGGTGGTGACGATCACGCGGGCGCCGTCACGCAGGAGTTTGAGGGACAGGGCGTACCCGATCTTGACGCGCCCGCCGGTCAGGACGGCCGTGCGGCCCGTCAGGTCCGTGCGGGCAGACCGTTTGCGGGTATTCAGCGCACCGCAGGCCGGGCACAGGGCCGGGTTGGCCGGGTGCGCCACGGCGAAACGGTCCTTGCAGATGTAGCAGCGTGGCAGCGAGCCGGACCGCGGCACGTCGGCGGGTGGCACGGCCTGCTGGCGGGCATGTTTGCGCCCGGCGCGGTTGACGCCTGCCACGAGCGTGCGGAACTCGGCCCGGTCATCCGCGAGGGCCGGGTCACGCAGGACGGCCCGCAGGACACGCTGCGCGGCCTCCCAGTCAGTCGGGGTGGGGTCTGTGGTCATCGGTGGCCTCAATGGGTGAGGAGCAGCCAACGTTGTGCAGACGCCAGCCGCTCCTCGAGTCTGAAGCGGAATCGAACCGCCGACCT is a window from the Deinococcus seoulensis genome containing:
- a CDS encoding SDR family NAD(P)-dependent oxidoreductase, translating into MTTDPTPTDWEAAQRVLRAVLRDPALADDRAEFRTLVAGVNRAGRKHARQQAVPPADVPRSGSLPRCYICKDRFAVAHPANPALCPACGALNTRKRSARTDLTGRTAVLTGGRVKIGYALSLKLLRDGARVIVTTRFPQDAARRYAQEPDVADWQGRLALYGLDLRDLRGVQAFIEQMHETEPHLDLLINNAAQTIARPQEFYAHLLDGERQALPQEQAGLRILNPSALLRAEESSAALQAYFPSGALDADGQQIDLRPENSWSARLQDVTLRELLEVQLVNSSAPFLLCTGLLPLLRRSPFPRRFVVNVSAMEGQFTRRSKTERHPHTNMAKAALNMLTRTSGPDLAPDGIYMTSVDTGWITNEHPHPKAVRMEGLGFRPPLDIVDGAARIYDPVVVGLNEPQTPPYGVFLKDYRPYPW